The Pan paniscus chromosome 21, NHGRI_mPanPan1-v2.0_pri, whole genome shotgun sequence region ggctaatttttgtatttttggacaTACGCTTATTTTATACGttggtttataattttttatttttttaatttcaatagctttaggggtacaagtggattttggttacatggatgaattgtatagtggtgaagtctaagtttttagtgcacccatcactggAGTAGTGTACATtatacccaacaggtagtttttcatccctccccctcctcttactcttcccccttctgagtctccaatgtccattataccactctgtacgcccttgtgtacccatagcttagctcccacttataagtcagaacatgtggtatttgtttttcaattcctgagttacttcacttaaaataatggcctccagttccatccaagttgctgcaaaagacattattttgttcctttttatggatgagtagtaATCCAcggtgtacatataccacattttctttattcactcatcagttgataggcacttaggttgattgcaTACCTTTGcagttgcgaattgtgctgcaataaacatacactacacagatatattttatatactcatgTGAATGTATACTTTGCAGTAGAATGGGATATGAGCAATGCAAATAACTTAATCACACTTGTTGAAGTAGCAACAAGATGTACtttctggccaggtgctgtggctcacacctgtaatcccagcattttgggaggccgaagtgggtggatcatgaggtcaagagatcgagaccatcctgaccaacatgatgaaaccccatctgactaaaaatacaaaaattagctgggtgtggtggcgcgtgcctgtagtcccagctactcaggaggctgaggcaagagaatcacttgaaccagggaggcagaggttgcagtgagctgagatcatgccactgcactccagcctggtgacagagtgagactccatctaaaaaaaaagatgtacttTCTTTACTCAGGTACCTTTACTCACAGGGCACAGGTAGCTTCATTATAAGTGGCCCCAATTCCTCATGActaaagtttcttttcattgataGTAAGATTCATCCCACTTTCAGAATagttaaaaattgacaaatgggaggTTGAGTATTTACCAGACCTGAGGTGGGAGTCTTGCAGCTGTCATCTAATTATGATCCACAGTGTGGATATAGGATGCGAGATATACAGTCATGCTAGTGAAATTGAGAGCATCAGTAACCCAAAATCAATGGTCTTTCCTTTTATTATTCAGCCTATAGTGGTGAAAAAAAATGCTGGAACAGATCTGGGCACTGCAGGAAACAATGCAAAGATGGAGAAGCAGTGAAAGATACATGCAAAAATCTTCGAGCTTGCTGCGTTCCATCCAATGAAGACCACAGGCGAGTTCCTATGACATCTCCCACACCCTTGAGTGACTCAACACCAGgaattattgatgatattttaaCAGTAAGGTTCACGACAGACTACTTTGAAGTAAGCAGCAAGAAAGATATGGTTGAAGAGTCTGAGGCGGGAAGGGGAACTGAGACCTCTCTTCCAAATGTTCACCATAGCTCATGACTTCCTCTCGGCTATCACTCACCCCTGTCCTCAGAGTGATAAACTAAGTCACATACAGATAAAGCACTGAAAACACCACAGtgaccctcccaccccccaccaatATGTAATTCTATTAATAGAAACAGCTGTGTAAAGAAGTCTAAAATTTTCACTATTTCCAATGATAAACTCTTCAGCGCTCTTCTTGAAATGTCAAATTATTTCCGCAACAAGTTATAAcctatttttagtatttcttgtttGCTAGTGACCTATGCACAACTTCAATAGCTTAGTTAGCTATTCCAACAacaattttttcatgtatctttctGTCTTCTCAACAGCTGTCTTCATGGCAGCATAAGTGGTCATGATCAAAATTCTAAATCTTTGCATCTGTGAGAGTAGCTACTACGACACTAAAAGCTTTTTTTCTAGAACAGGAGACACTTCAGGTGAAAGCATTCATTTTCCTACTAACTATGGCCTTGGAGCCAGGTTTTATCTCTCACTGTAGGAAATTGGCCGCCCCAGGTGTGAGCTATGAAGACTCCTTTTTGCCCCA contains the following coding sequences:
- the DEFB118 gene encoding defensin beta 118, which codes for MKLLLLALPVLVLLPQVIPAYSGEKKCWNRSGHCRKQCKDGEAVKDTCKNLRACCVPSNEDHRRVPMTSPTPLSDSTPGIIDDILTVRFTTDYFEVSSKKDMVEESEAGRGTETSLPNVHHSS